One part of the Esox lucius isolate fEsoLuc1 chromosome 10, fEsoLuc1.pri, whole genome shotgun sequence genome encodes these proteins:
- the zgc:101785 gene encoding annexin A2 isoform X1, translated as MNMNMDPFDEMSWGTLGTIRPFFNFNAERDAQDIQAALEQKGTVSMSNDAVTLVKILTNCDNAQRQIIAQTFKNMKGKELITGLKEAVSGELADLLSALVMTPLQFEAYRLMQAMEGIGTDEEGLLEILCTRSPQQLSKISAIYKEDYKKDLEEDLKGETSGHFAKLLVALLKKKVIVGEVQTDTEVLSEAINKAKADPGPWITVLTSRDSDHLNQVFDNLESEKHEAVVEAIEKAFSGDLKLGLRTLVHCIRKPHLYLAQRLDTKKTAIVQGVMVSHSEEDLLCVRVAYLKQTGTTLYTALQRQFKGVHLQALLSICRSED; from the exons atgaacatgaacatGGATCCATTCGAT gagatgtcctggggAACCCTGGGGACAATTAGGCCCTTCTTTAACTTCAATGCTGAGAGGGATGCTCAGGACATTCAAGCTGCCCTGGAACAAAAAGGTACAGTGTCTATGAGCAATG ATGCAGTGACTTTGGTAAAAATCCTGACTAACTGTGACAAtgcacaaagacaaatcatcgCTCAGACCTTCAAAAACATGAAAGGCAAG GAGCTGATCACTGGGCTGAAGGAGGCTGTGTCTGGAGAGCTGGCGGATTTGCTGTCAGCCCTGGTCATGACCCCACTACAGTTCGAGGCTTACCGCTTGATGCAGGCCATGGAG GGTATTGGTACAGATGAGGAGGGCTTGCTAGAGATTCTGTGCACCAGGTCACCCCAACAGCTTTCGAAAATTTCTGCTATCTACAAGGAAG ACTATAAAAAGGACCTAGAGGAGGACCTGAAGGGTGAGACCAGTGGGCACTTTGCCAAACTGCTTGTGGCCTTACTCAAG AAGAAGGTGATAGTGGGAGAGGTACAAACTGACACTGAG GTTCTTTCTGAAGCTATCAATAAGGCGAAGGCGGATCCCGGTCCATGGATCACTGTTCTGACTAGCAGAGACTCTGACCATCTTAACcaag TGTTTGACAATTTGGAGAGTGAAAAGCATGAGGCAGTCGTTGAAGCAATAGAGAAAGCATTCTCTGGAGATCTGAAGCTTGGGCTGCGAACGTTAG TGCATTGCATACGGAAACCACACCTATACCTGGCTCAAAGGCTGGATACCAAGAAG ACAGCCATTGTCCAGGGCGTAATGGTGTCCCACAGCGAGGAGGATCTGCTTTGTGTGAGAGTGGCTTATCTTAAACAGACAGGCACCACACTCTACACAGCATTACAg AGACAATTTAAAGGAGTCCATCTACAAGCACTGCTTTCTATCTGTCGATCTGAAGACTAG
- the zgc:101785 gene encoding annexin A2 isoform X2: protein MNMNMDPFDEMSWGTLGTIRPFFNFNAERDAQDIQAALEQKDAVTLVKILTNCDNAQRQIIAQTFKNMKGKELITGLKEAVSGELADLLSALVMTPLQFEAYRLMQAMEGIGTDEEGLLEILCTRSPQQLSKISAIYKEDYKKDLEEDLKGETSGHFAKLLVALLKKKVIVGEVQTDTEVLSEAINKAKADPGPWITVLTSRDSDHLNQVFDNLESEKHEAVVEAIEKAFSGDLKLGLRTLVHCIRKPHLYLAQRLDTKKTAIVQGVMVSHSEEDLLCVRVAYLKQTGTTLYTALQRQFKGVHLQALLSICRSED, encoded by the exons atgaacatgaacatGGATCCATTCGAT gagatgtcctggggAACCCTGGGGACAATTAGGCCCTTCTTTAACTTCAATGCTGAGAGGGATGCTCAGGACATTCAAGCTGCCCTGGAACAAAAAG ATGCAGTGACTTTGGTAAAAATCCTGACTAACTGTGACAAtgcacaaagacaaatcatcgCTCAGACCTTCAAAAACATGAAAGGCAAG GAGCTGATCACTGGGCTGAAGGAGGCTGTGTCTGGAGAGCTGGCGGATTTGCTGTCAGCCCTGGTCATGACCCCACTACAGTTCGAGGCTTACCGCTTGATGCAGGCCATGGAG GGTATTGGTACAGATGAGGAGGGCTTGCTAGAGATTCTGTGCACCAGGTCACCCCAACAGCTTTCGAAAATTTCTGCTATCTACAAGGAAG ACTATAAAAAGGACCTAGAGGAGGACCTGAAGGGTGAGACCAGTGGGCACTTTGCCAAACTGCTTGTGGCCTTACTCAAG AAGAAGGTGATAGTGGGAGAGGTACAAACTGACACTGAG GTTCTTTCTGAAGCTATCAATAAGGCGAAGGCGGATCCCGGTCCATGGATCACTGTTCTGACTAGCAGAGACTCTGACCATCTTAACcaag TGTTTGACAATTTGGAGAGTGAAAAGCATGAGGCAGTCGTTGAAGCAATAGAGAAAGCATTCTCTGGAGATCTGAAGCTTGGGCTGCGAACGTTAG TGCATTGCATACGGAAACCACACCTATACCTGGCTCAAAGGCTGGATACCAAGAAG ACAGCCATTGTCCAGGGCGTAATGGTGTCCCACAGCGAGGAGGATCTGCTTTGTGTGAGAGTGGCTTATCTTAAACAGACAGGCACCACACTCTACACAGCATTACAg AGACAATTTAAAGGAGTCCATCTACAAGCACTGCTTTCTATCTGTCGATCTGAAGACTAG